A genomic window from Micromonospora ferruginea includes:
- a CDS encoding DinB family protein, translated as MTRYVDEDLHGAEFRECDLTGARLIGVVMQDVVIDGLVTNLVVNGVDVTQYVEAELDRRHPVRALIRSEDPADLREAARQLHTGWAATIERIRQTPGIERRSVNDEWSAVQTLRHLVFVHDSWFRRCCLGSTQLFTPMGIGPSVEPYDGAHGLDLSSDPALDEIVSVRDAQAAELEAWLDKVTAAQLAARAPVPDDDVWPPYARGRSVRQCLRTVLNETFEHHGFCVRDLDLISAQDR; from the coding sequence ATGACGCGATATGTCGACGAGGATCTGCACGGTGCGGAGTTCCGCGAGTGTGATCTCACCGGGGCGCGCCTGATCGGTGTCGTCATGCAAGATGTCGTGATCGACGGATTGGTCACCAACCTCGTGGTGAACGGTGTCGACGTCACGCAGTACGTCGAAGCAGAGCTGGACCGGCGTCATCCGGTACGGGCGCTGATCCGCTCCGAGGACCCTGCCGACCTGCGCGAGGCAGCACGTCAGCTCCATACCGGCTGGGCCGCCACGATCGAGCGGATCCGCCAGACGCCCGGCATCGAGCGCCGCAGCGTGAACGACGAGTGGTCAGCGGTGCAGACCCTGCGCCACCTGGTCTTCGTCCACGACTCGTGGTTCCGCCGCTGCTGCCTGGGCTCGACACAGCTGTTCACGCCGATGGGCATCGGGCCGAGCGTCGAGCCCTACGACGGAGCGCACGGGCTTGACCTCTCGTCCGACCCGGCCCTGGACGAGATAGTGAGCGTGCGTGACGCACAGGCCGCCGAGCTGGAGGCCTGGCTCGACAAGGTCACCGCGGCACAACTAGCCGCGCGAGCGCCGGTGCCCGACGACGATGTCTGGCCGCCGTACGCCCGGGGCCGCTCGGTGCGGCAGTGCCTCCGCACGGTGCTCAACGAGACCTTCGAGCACCACGGCTTCTGCGTCCGCGACCTCGACCTGATCTCGGCACAGGACCGCTGA
- a CDS encoding aspartate aminotransferase family protein: MADSFWSDADRHLVRYIGAGSFVREIIERAEGSFLFTADGRRLLDFTSGQMSAILGHSHPAVVATIQHQAATLDHLFSGMLSRPVVELARRLAGSLPAPLEKVLLLTTGAESNEAAIRMAKLVTGRHEIISFARSWHGMTQAAASATYSSGRKGYGPAAPGNFAIPTPNAYRPDFTLPGGELDWRRQLEFSFELFDAQSVGSLAACVVEPILSSGGVIDLPPGYLAKLRDKVHERGGLLILDEAQTGLCRTGEWYAFQRDGVVPDILTLSKTLGAGLPLAAVVTSPEIEHTAHERGFLFFTTHVSDPLVAAVGNTVLDVLEADRLDEQAAHLGAYLRKGLLEIGERHPAVGDVRGRGLLVGLELVSDRESERPADALGAAVTARCLELGLHMNVVQLPGMGGVFRIAPALTSTHAELDLGLEILDRALADVAPR, translated from the coding sequence AGATCATCGAGCGTGCCGAAGGCAGTTTCCTGTTCACCGCCGACGGCCGCCGCCTGCTCGACTTCACGTCGGGCCAGATGAGCGCCATCCTCGGCCACTCCCACCCGGCCGTCGTGGCCACGATCCAGCACCAGGCCGCCACCCTCGACCACCTGTTCAGCGGCATGCTGAGCCGGCCCGTGGTCGAGCTGGCCCGCCGCCTCGCCGGCTCCCTGCCCGCGCCGCTGGAGAAGGTCCTGCTGCTCACCACCGGCGCGGAGTCCAACGAGGCGGCGATCCGGATGGCGAAGCTGGTCACCGGCCGGCACGAGATCATCTCGTTCGCCCGATCATGGCACGGGATGACGCAGGCGGCGGCCAGCGCCACCTACAGCTCGGGGCGCAAGGGGTACGGGCCCGCGGCACCCGGCAACTTCGCGATCCCCACGCCGAACGCGTACCGGCCCGACTTCACGCTCCCCGGCGGCGAGCTGGACTGGCGGCGTCAACTGGAGTTCTCGTTCGAGCTGTTCGACGCCCAGTCGGTGGGCAGTCTGGCGGCGTGCGTCGTCGAGCCGATCCTCAGCTCCGGCGGCGTCATCGACCTGCCGCCGGGATACCTCGCCAAGCTGCGCGACAAGGTGCACGAACGCGGCGGGCTGTTGATCCTCGACGAGGCGCAGACCGGCCTGTGCCGCACCGGCGAGTGGTACGCATTCCAGCGTGACGGCGTGGTGCCGGACATCCTGACCCTGTCCAAGACGCTCGGCGCCGGCCTTCCGCTGGCGGCGGTGGTGACCAGCCCGGAAATCGAGCACACCGCGCACGAGCGCGGTTTCCTCTTCTTCACCACGCACGTCTCGGACCCACTGGTGGCCGCGGTCGGCAACACGGTCCTGGACGTCCTGGAGGCCGACCGGCTCGACGAACAGGCGGCGCACCTGGGCGCGTACCTCCGCAAGGGTCTGCTGGAGATCGGCGAACGGCACCCGGCGGTCGGCGACGTGCGCGGCCGTGGGCTGCTGGTCGGGCTCGAACTAGTCAGCGACCGGGAGTCGGAACGCCCGGCCGACGCACTGGGCGCCGCGGTGACCGCGCGCTGCCTGGAGCTGGGCCTGCACATGAACGTGGTGCAGCTACCCGGCATGGGCGGCGTCTTCCGCATCGCGCCGGCGCTCACCTCCACCCACGCGGAGCTGGACCTGGGCCTGGAGATCCTCGACCGGGCGCTCGCCGACGTGGCGCCGCGGTAG